The following coding sequences are from one Vulpes vulpes isolate BD-2025 chromosome 12, VulVul3, whole genome shotgun sequence window:
- the LOC112910306 gene encoding histone H3.1 → MARTKQTARKSTGGKAPRKQLATKAARKSAPATGGVKKPHRYRPGTVALREIRRYQKSTELLIRKLPFQRLVREIAQDFKTDLRFQSSAVMALQEACEAYLVGLFEDTNLCAIHAKRVTIMPKDIQLARRIRGERA, encoded by the coding sequence ATGGCTCGCACGAAGCAGACGGCGCGCAAGTCGACGGGCGGCAAGGCCCCGCGCAAGCAGCTGGCCACCAAGGCGGCCCGCAAGAGCGCGCCAGCCACCGGCGGCGTCAAGAAGCCGCACCGCTACCGGCCCGGCACGGTGGCCCTGCGCGAGATCCGGCGCTACCAGAAGTCCACGGAGCTGCTGATCCGCAAGCTGCCGTTCCAGCGCCTGGTGCGCGAGATCGCGCAGGACTTCAAGACCGACCTGCGCTTCCAGAGCTCGGCCGTCATGGCGCTGCAGGAGGCGTGCGAGGCCTACCTGGTGGGGCTCTTCGAGGACACCAACCTGTGCGCCATCCACGCCAAGCGCGTCACCATCATGCCCAAGGACATCCAGCTGGCGCGCCGCATCCGCGGGGAGAGGGCCTGA
- the LOC112910358 gene encoding histone H2A type 1-E, with protein MSGRGKQGGKARAKAKTRSSRAGLQFPVGRVHRLLRKGNYAERVGAGAPVYLAAVLEYLTAEILELAGNAARDNKKTRIIPRHLQLAIRNDEELNKLLGRVTIAQGGVLPNIQAVLLPKKTESHHKAKGK; from the coding sequence ATGTCGGGACGCGGGAAGCAGGGCGGCAAGGCTCGCGCCAAGGCCAAGACGCGCTCGTCGCGGGCCGGCCTCCAGTTCCCGGTGGGCCGCGTCCACCGCCTGCTCCGCAAGGGCAACTACGCGGAGCGGGTCGGGGCGGGCGCGCCGGTGTACCTGGCGGCCGTGCTGGAGTACCTGACGGCCGAGATCCTGGAGCTGGCGGGCAACGCGGCCCGCGACAACAAGAAGACGCGCATCATCCCGCGCCACCTGCAGCTGGCCATCCGCAACGACGAGGAGCTCAACAAGCTGCTGGGCCGCGTGACCATCGCGCAGGGCGGCGTCCTGCCCAACATCCAGGCCGTGCTGCTGCCCAAGAAGACCGAGAGCCACCACAAGGCCAAGGGAAAGTAG
- the LOC112910317 gene encoding histone H2B type 1-C/E/F/G/I has product MPEPAKSAPAPKKGSKKAVTKAQKKDGKKRKRSRKESYSVYVYKVLKQVHPDTGISSKAMGIMNSFVNDIFERIAGEASRLAHYNKRSTITSREIQTAVRLLLPGELAKHAVSEGTKAVTKYTSSK; this is encoded by the coding sequence ATGCCCGAGCCCGCCAAGTCCGCACCGGCCCCGAAGAAGGGCTCCAAGAAGGCGGTGACCAAGGCGCAGAAGAAGGACGGCAAGAAGCGCAAGCGCAGCCGCAAGGAGAGCTACTCGGTGTACGTGTACAAGGTGCTGAAGCAGGTGCACCCCGACACGGGCATCTCGTCCAAGGCCATGGGCATCATGAACTCGTTCGTCAACGACATCTTCGAGCGCATCGCGGGCGAGGCGTCGCGCCTGGCGCATTACAACAAGCGCTCGACCATCACGTCCAGGGAGATCCAGACGGCCGTGCGCCTGCTGCTGCCCGGGGAGCTGGCCAAGCACGCCGTGTCCGAGGGCACCAAGGCCGTCACCAAGTACACCAGCTCCAAGTGA